Proteins from a single region of Mycoplasma leachii PG50:
- the rpsI gene encoding 30S ribosomal protein S9, with protein MFKDKVIYRGTGRRKSSIAQVILTPGSGLITVNGKPALEFFPYATLVQDLEQPLVATNTLKDFDIIVKVIGGGFTGQAGATRLGIARALLQASEDYRKLLRDQGLLTRDARIKERKKYGLRGARRAPQYSKR; from the coding sequence ATGTTTAAAGATAAAGTTATTTACAGAGGAACTGGTAGAAGAAAATCTTCAATTGCTCAAGTTATTTTAACTCCTGGTTCAGGTTTGATTACAGTAAATGGAAAACCAGCATTAGAATTTTTCCCATATGCTACTTTAGTTCAAGATTTAGAACAACCATTAGTAGCAACTAATACTTTAAAAGATTTTGATATTATTGTTAAAGTAATTGGTGGTGGGTTTACAGGTCAAGCAGGTGCAACTAGATTAGGTATTGCTAGAGCTTTATTACAAGCTAGTGAAGATTATAGAAAATTATTAAGAGATCAAGGGTTATTAACTCGTGATGCTCGTATTAAAGAACGTAAAAAATATGGTTTACGTGGAGCACGTAGAGCACCTCAATACTCAAAACGTTAA